A region of Panicum virgatum strain AP13 chromosome 8N, P.virgatum_v5, whole genome shotgun sequence DNA encodes the following proteins:
- the LOC120684590 gene encoding uncharacterized protein LOC120684590 produces MDGAGLVAAAIATAAVYRLSSIRLADATTGRRRAVTLALAVALLLAVVESSRKIALRIEETEMKLLQMEEIIKDYEKQNHEMMSNLASILSNNPENIKSMSYNRSRSPDGTENTELTVTMKDADVHQPLTENGDTGEILEDADETVWDEAEPLASTPPPSSQGEAMGAQKRKPWRGFLIPPDHVFVLDCVDDELTVRIRPGLISSSGGLDAESLRARSAGCIGRQQQAGMVPFLYSAGRGRYALFMSPPEKQHVVPTMSATALMNRKLDAADLRGELESLIEKETEVVPQSFTLSPGVAAFCYRTKHGMTALIIVETDAVEHVELTEEVAARAVAALSPPGILFTVSFEDSLSTIFFKV; encoded by the exons ATGGACGGTGCCgggctcgtcgctgcggccatCGCCACCGCGGCAGTCTATCGGCTGTCCAGCATCCGGTTGGCCGATGCGACGACCGGCAGGCGGAGAGCCGTAACCCTGGCGCTCGCTGTCGCGCTCCTCTTGGCCGTCGTCGAATCCAGCAGGAAGATCGCGTTGCGCATCGAGGAGACGGAGATGAAGCTGTTGCAGATGGAAGAAATCATCA AGGACTACGAGAAGCAAAATCACGAGATGATGAGCAACTTGGCCAGTATTCTCTCTAACAATCCCGAAAACATCAAGTCCATGAGTTACAACAGATCCAGGAGCCCAGACGGCACCGAGAACACTGAATTGACCGTAACAATGAAAGATGCCGATGTTCACCAGCCTTTAACAGAGAATGGTGACACGGGCGAAATCCTG GAGGATGCGGATGAAACGGTGTGGGACGAGGCTGAACCATTAGCCAGCACGCCTCCACCGTCGTCGCAAGGTGAAGCGATGGGAGCGCAGAAGCGGAAGCCATGGAGAGGGTTCCTGATCCCGCCGGACCATGTCTTCGTCCTCGACTGTGTCGACGACGAGCTCACGGTGCGCATCCGGCCCGGGCTGATCTCGTCCTCTGGCGGCCTGGACGCGGAGTCCTTGCGGGCGCGTTCGGCCGGCTGCATCGGCCGGCAGCAGCAGGCTGGGATGGTGCCCTTCCTGTACAGCGCCGGGAGAGGCAGGTACGCGCTGTTCATGTCGCCGCCGGAGAAGCAACACGTCGTGCCGACGATGTCTGCGACGGCGTTGATGAACCGGAAGTTGGATGCGGCGGATCTTAGGGGGGAGCTGGAGTCGCTCATCGAGAAGGAGACGGAGGTGGTGCCACAGTCCTTCACGCTGTCCCCCGGCGTGGCGGCCTTCTGCTACCGAACCAAGCATGGGATGACGGCTCTGATCATCGTGGAAACCGATGCGGTGGAGCATGTCGAGCTGACGGAGGAGGTCGCCGCCCGGGCGGTGGCAGCACTTTCCCCGCCCGGCATCCTCTTCACCGTCTCGTTTGAAGATTCTTTATCTACAATTTTTTTCAAAGTATAA